One genomic segment of bacterium includes these proteins:
- a CDS encoding Gfo/Idh/MocA family oxidoreductase, which produces MKPLRFVVIGLGGYAAVHLEAVAWLAQQGLARLTGVIAIAVDRDRFPERVAALQAAGVRLFDSIDDFFSAGAPADVLTVPIGIHQHVPVSAAALAAGLHVYCEKPLAATVQEVDHLIASRNASGRKIAVGFQHIHSNAMQQLKARLFSGRLGRAQTITLLCSWPRSEQYYSRNEWAGKLRAGKHWVLDSPANNAHSHYLLNALYLASAQEHAAAVPAQLRAELYRAYPIASCDTLQMKFTTPEGVRCHVLLTHAAASAIGPQMKITCERGRVRWEGDNGTTNVVYAEGTVEQFDNEIHPQWRYHGMRDLVQAIRQDAEPLCSLEIARCQTLTINAMHESCPEIVTVPPAFIEAVEDWEMFPPNTKGRFRRVRELDRHLLAAAEQNLFLSEMGIPWATPRLVKTFAPGDYRHFPQQS; this is translated from the coding sequence ATGAAGCCTTTGCGATTTGTCGTGATTGGCCTCGGCGGCTACGCCGCCGTGCACCTGGAGGCGGTGGCATGGCTGGCGCAACAGGGGCTGGCCCGGCTCACTGGCGTCATCGCCATTGCAGTTGATCGCGACCGCTTTCCAGAACGGGTGGCGGCTTTGCAGGCGGCGGGCGTCCGGCTGTTCGACAGCATCGACGATTTCTTCAGCGCGGGCGCACCGGCTGACGTGCTCACCGTGCCGATCGGCATTCATCAGCATGTGCCGGTCAGCGCCGCCGCGCTCGCTGCCGGATTGCATGTCTATTGCGAAAAGCCGCTCGCCGCCACCGTGCAAGAGGTTGACCACCTGATTGCCAGCCGCAACGCCTCGGGAAGGAAAATCGCCGTGGGCTTTCAGCACATTCACAGCAACGCCATGCAGCAGCTCAAGGCGCGCCTCTTTTCCGGCCGGCTTGGACGCGCGCAAACGATCACGCTGCTGTGCAGTTGGCCGCGCAGCGAGCAGTACTACAGTCGCAATGAATGGGCGGGCAAGCTGCGCGCCGGTAAACACTGGGTGCTGGACAGTCCGGCCAATAATGCGCATTCCCATTACTTGCTCAATGCCCTCTATCTCGCCTCAGCGCAGGAGCATGCCGCTGCCGTGCCGGCGCAACTGCGCGCCGAGCTTTATCGCGCCTATCCCATCGCAAGCTGTGACACGCTGCAGATGAAATTCACCACGCCGGAGGGAGTGCGTTGCCACGTGTTGTTGACGCACGCGGCCGCCAGCGCGATCGGCCCGCAAATGAAAATCACGTGTGAACGGGGAAGGGTGCGGTGGGAGGGCGACAACGGCACAACGAACGTCGTCTATGCCGAGGGCACGGTCGAGCAGTTTGACAATGAAATCCACCCGCAATGGCGCTACCACGGCATGCGCGATTTGGTGCAGGCGATTCGGCAGGACGCCGAGCCGCTGTGCTCGCTCGAGATCGCGCGCTGCCAAACGCTCACGATCAATGCCATGCACGAAAGCTGCCCGGAGATCGTCACGGTGCCGCCGGCTTTCATCGAAGCAGTCGAGGACTGGGAGATGTTTCCGCCCAACACCAAAGGCCGCTTCCGCCGCGTGCGCGAGCTCGACCGCCATCTGCTGGCCGCCGCGGAACAGAATCTCTTTCTCAGCGAGATGGGAATACCCTGGGCCACGCCGCGGCTGGTGAAAACGTTTGCGCCCGGCGATTACCGCCATTTCCCGCAGCAGAGCTGA
- a CDS encoding 9-O-acetylesterase, producing the protein MISNHRVSQWTVFMLLLALAWSTAGAQTKLPAIFSDHMVLQQKMKIPVWGTSVPGATVTVQFHQQRKTARVDAQGHWRVNLNPVPAGGPYELVVGSSDTLRFRNVMVGEVWLCSGQSNMEMPLVSTWAKVNNFRQEVAAANHPDLRLIIIKRAKSTKLQSEADTEGWKVCDTTSVKNFSATAYFFGRHLQQKLGVPVGLIQSAWGGTVVEAWTSGASLKAIPDLKGFVEILEQTARDSIFNQASYEQNLQGWHRQLAELDLKAAGEGLPWFDPKRDDQSWQMMALPTAWERAGMPDVDGLVWFRKHVNLPETAAGQKLRLHLGPIDDFDWTFFNGREIGRTSVFNAPRQYEVPADLVQAGDNVIAVRVLDTGGLGGFYGKPEQLYWVGSDSVRGSLAGAWYYKTGLRLQDIPLPPPSPLTPNRPTVLYNAMIAPLIPYAIAGAIWYQGESNAGRAYQYRTLFPLLIQDWRRQWQQGDFPFLFVQLANYQAANAEPVDSDWAELREAQTMALAERNTGMAVAIDIGDANDIHPGNKQGVGDRLALQARRVAYGEKLVPSGPLYTKMKIENNRVRLFFDHTGSGLLAGGGQELQGFAMAGPDRKFVWARAEIEGKTVVVSHPQVQQPVAVRYAWSSNPVCNLFNREGLPASPFRTDDWPGVTRAAHLNRQY; encoded by the coding sequence ATGATAAGCAACCATCGCGTTTCGCAGTGGACCGTGTTCATGCTGCTGCTGGCGCTGGCCTGGAGCACAGCCGGCGCGCAAACCAAGCTGCCGGCGATTTTTTCCGATCACATGGTGCTGCAGCAGAAAATGAAAATCCCGGTTTGGGGAACCTCGGTGCCGGGCGCCACCGTAACCGTGCAATTTCACCAACAACGCAAGACCGCACGGGTTGATGCCCAGGGCCATTGGCGGGTGAATTTGAATCCTGTGCCCGCGGGCGGACCTTACGAACTCGTGGTCGGGAGCAGCGACACGTTGCGCTTTCGTAATGTCATGGTCGGCGAAGTGTGGTTGTGTTCCGGCCAATCCAACATGGAAATGCCCCTGGTGAGCACGTGGGCGAAGGTAAACAATTTCCGGCAGGAAGTCGCCGCCGCCAATCATCCCGATTTGCGGTTGATCATCATCAAGCGTGCCAAGAGCACCAAGCTGCAAAGCGAGGCTGACACCGAAGGCTGGAAAGTGTGCGACACCACCAGCGTGAAGAACTTCTCCGCCACCGCTTATTTTTTCGGCCGCCACCTGCAGCAAAAGCTCGGCGTGCCGGTGGGCCTGATTCAAAGCGCGTGGGGTGGAACCGTGGTGGAAGCCTGGACCAGCGGAGCTTCTTTGAAGGCCATTCCGGACCTCAAAGGCTTTGTTGAAATCCTCGAGCAGACCGCGCGGGACAGCATCTTCAATCAAGCCTCTTACGAGCAGAACTTGCAGGGCTGGCACCGCCAGCTTGCCGAGTTGGATCTCAAAGCTGCCGGCGAGGGCTTGCCGTGGTTTGATCCCAAGCGCGATGATCAAAGCTGGCAGATGATGGCATTGCCTACGGCGTGGGAACGCGCCGGCATGCCGGACGTCGATGGCCTGGTGTGGTTCCGCAAGCACGTCAATCTCCCCGAAACAGCAGCCGGTCAGAAATTGCGGCTGCACCTCGGGCCGATTGATGATTTCGATTGGACGTTCTTCAATGGCCGCGAAATCGGCCGTACCAGCGTGTTCAATGCACCGCGGCAGTACGAAGTGCCGGCGGACTTGGTGCAAGCCGGCGACAATGTGATTGCCGTGCGGGTGCTCGATACCGGCGGTCTCGGCGGTTTCTACGGCAAGCCGGAGCAGCTTTATTGGGTGGGAAGCGATTCCGTGCGAGGTTCGCTCGCCGGCGCCTGGTACTACAAAACCGGTTTGCGGTTGCAGGATATCCCGCTGCCGCCGCCTTCGCCGCTGACGCCCAACCGGCCGACGGTGCTCTACAACGCCATGATTGCCCCGCTGATTCCCTATGCCATCGCCGGCGCGATTTGGTATCAAGGTGAAAGCAATGCCGGCCGCGCCTATCAGTATCGCACGCTGTTTCCGTTGCTGATTCAAGACTGGCGCCGGCAATGGCAACAAGGCGATTTTCCGTTTCTCTTTGTGCAGCTTGCCAATTACCAGGCGGCGAATGCCGAGCCGGTGGATAGCGACTGGGCGGAACTGCGCGAGGCACAAACCATGGCTTTGGCTGAACGCAACACCGGCATGGCAGTGGCCATCGACATCGGCGACGCCAATGACATTCACCCCGGCAACAAGCAGGGCGTGGGTGATCGCCTGGCGCTGCAGGCGCGCCGGGTTGCCTATGGCGAGAAGCTCGTGCCTTCCGGTCCACTCTACACGAAGATGAAAATCGAGAACAATCGCGTTCGCTTGTTCTTTGATCACACCGGCAGCGGCTTGCTGGCCGGCGGCGGGCAAGAGCTGCAGGGCTTTGCCATGGCTGGTCCCGATCGCAAATTCGTGTGGGCGCGCGCGGAGATCGAGGGCAAGACCGTGGTGGTCAGCCATCCGCAAGTGCAGCAACCGGTGGCAGTGCGCTATGCCTGGTCGAGCAATCCCGTGTGCAATCTGTTCAATCGTGAGGGCCTGCCGGCCTCGCCTTTCCGCACCGATGACTGGCCGGGAGTGACCCGTGCGGCGCATCTGAACCGGCAGTATTGA
- a CDS encoding phytanoyl-CoA dioxygenase family protein encodes MNTQVTAPQIAFYQDNGFLILENFLTPAEVEEIIAAVSEAVSQMGKQKVAGEGNKDLVEGESFYDKVFVQRLNLWKINPTIKKYFLSPELGEMLCQLTGASGMRVWHDQTLQKQPWANPTAWHLDNPYWSFHSPQAISIWIALDEATLQNGCMYYLPGSHKLARYDNVDIGQNMDALFKYYPEFRNLEPVAAVMKPGTAGLHNGLTAHGAGPNMTPRWRRAMTCAYMPEGATFNGNQNILSKDQVAKLKVGDPLNDDSQNPLIWPKK; translated from the coding sequence ATGAACACCCAGGTGACCGCCCCGCAAATTGCATTCTATCAAGACAATGGCTTTCTCATTCTGGAAAACTTCCTCACGCCGGCGGAAGTGGAAGAAATCATCGCCGCGGTCTCGGAAGCCGTGAGCCAAATGGGCAAACAGAAAGTCGCCGGTGAAGGCAACAAAGATTTGGTCGAGGGCGAATCGTTCTACGACAAGGTTTTCGTCCAGCGCCTGAATTTGTGGAAGATCAATCCCACCATTAAGAAATATTTTCTCAGCCCGGAACTGGGTGAAATGCTGTGCCAGCTCACCGGCGCCTCGGGCATGCGCGTGTGGCACGATCAAACCCTGCAAAAGCAGCCCTGGGCCAACCCGACGGCCTGGCATCTCGACAACCCCTATTGGTCGTTTCACTCGCCACAAGCCATTTCAATTTGGATCGCGCTCGATGAGGCAACGTTACAGAACGGCTGCATGTACTATTTGCCCGGTTCGCACAAACTCGCGCGCTACGACAATGTCGACATTGGGCAGAACATGGATGCCCTGTTCAAGTACTATCCCGAATTCAGAAACCTCGAGCCGGTCGCGGCGGTGATGAAGCCCGGCACCGCGGGCTTGCACAACGGTTTGACCGCACACGGCGCGGGTCCCAACATGACCCCGCGCTGGCGCCGCGCCATGACCTGCGCCTACATGCCCGAAGGCGCGACCTTCAACGGCAATCAAAACATTTTATCGAAAGATCAAGTGGCCAAACTCAAAGTCGGCGATCCGTTGAATGACGACAGCCAGAACCCGCTGATCTGGCCCAAGAAATAG